A single window of Pectobacterium parmentieri DNA harbors:
- a CDS encoding flavin reductase — protein sequence MSDLTVERRVTANDAVPSAAVTTVDQQAFRDAMAKLSAAVNIVTTDGPAGKAGFTASAVSSVSDTPGTLLVCLNRGSSVYPTFQANEHLCVNTLAAHHEALSSLFGSRSSTEERFAATAWDVLHTGSPVLQDALVAFDCRVEEVVSAATHDIFICRVLAIKQGQSTDGLVYFSRGYHAVRG from the coding sequence ATGTCTGATTTGACAGTTGAACGACGCGTAACCGCGAATGACGCGGTTCCCTCTGCGGCGGTGACCACCGTTGACCAACAGGCGTTTCGCGATGCAATGGCAAAGCTGAGTGCGGCGGTTAATATCGTTACAACGGATGGCCCTGCTGGTAAGGCCGGATTCACGGCATCTGCCGTGTCCAGTGTCAGTGATACGCCCGGCACGCTGTTGGTGTGTCTGAATCGGGGCTCGTCGGTGTATCCCACTTTTCAGGCGAATGAACATTTGTGCGTCAATACGCTAGCGGCACACCACGAAGCGCTGTCGTCGCTGTTTGGGAGTCGGTCATCGACGGAAGAACGGTTTGCGGCCACGGCGTGGGACGTGCTACACACGGGTTCACCCGTGTTGCAAGATGCTTTGGTTGCATTTGATTGCCGGGTTGAGGAAGTGGTGAGCGCGGCGACGCACGATATCTTTATTTGCCGAGTGTTAGCGATTAAGCAGGGTCAAAGTACCGATGGTCTGGTGTATTTTTCCCGTGGTTATCACGCTGTTCGCGGTTAA